One Felis catus isolate Fca126 chromosome D1, F.catus_Fca126_mat1.0, whole genome shotgun sequence DNA segment encodes these proteins:
- the LOC101089040 gene encoding olfactory receptor 6M1-like isoform X2 has product MDMQNQTTVTEFTLTAFPVIRKLQISLFVVLLFIYMLTLTGNIVIISLIWADNRLQTPMYFFLSNLSFLDILYTTSVTPKLLACLLEDRKTISFAGCMTQTYFFFFLGTVEFILLAVMSFDRYVAICNPLRYTIIMNSNVCLLLVLGCWVGAFFSVLCPTIVVSRLPYCHKEISHFFCDIAPLLQVACIDTHFIEMINFLLSSLVLLTSLVLTIVSYTYIISTILRIPSAQGRQKAFSTCASHITVVSIAYGSNIFMYVRPSQSRSLDFDKVTAVLTTMVTPLLNPFIYSLRNAKMFEMPGFIPDS; this is encoded by the exons ATGGATATGCAAAATCAGACCACAGTGACTGAATTCACCCTGACTGCCTTCCCTGTTATCCGGAAGCTTCAGATCTCCCTCTTTGTGGTCCTCTTGTTTATTTACATGTTAACTCTTACAGGAAATATTGTCATCATTTCCCTAATATGGGCTGATAATCGCCTCCAAACCCCAATGTACTTCTTCCTCAGTAATTTGTcatttctggacattttatacaCTACCTCAGTTACCCCAAAGCTATTAGCTTGTCTTCTAGAGGACAGGAAGACCATATCTTTTGCTGGCTGCATGACTCAAACatacttcttctttttcttggggACAGTGGAGTTTATCCTCCTAGCAGTGATGTCCTttgaccgctatgtggccatctgtaaCCCCCTGCGCTATACCATCATCATGAACAGCAACGTCTGTCTCCTACTGGTTCTGGGATGCTGGGTAGGAGCCTTCTTCTCAGTGCTGTGCCCAACTATTGTAGTGTCCAGACTGCCCTACTGTCATAAAGAAATCAGTCATTTTTTCTGTGACATTGCCCCTCTGCTACAGGTGGCCTGCATAGACACTCATTTCATTGAGATGATAAACTTCCTCTTATCTTCCCTCGTCCTCCTGACCTCGCTGGTACTCACCATTGTGTCTTACACCTACATCATTTCTACCATTTTGCGCATCCCCTCAGCCCAAGGACGTCAGAAGGCATTTTCCACCTGTGCTTCTCACATCACGGTCGTCTCCATTGCCTATGGGAGCAACATCTTCATGTATGTGAGGCCCAGCCAGAGCCGTTCGCTGGATTTTGACAAAGTGACTGCTGTTCTCACCACTATGGTGACGCCTCTTCTGAACCCCTTCATTTATAGTCTAAGGAATGCAAAG ATGTTTGAGATGCCTGGTTTCATCCCTGACAGCTAA
- the LOC101089040 gene encoding olfactory receptor 6M1-like isoform X1 → MDMQNQTTVTEFTLTAFPVIRKLQISLFVVLLFIYMLTLTGNIVIISLIWADNRLQTPMYFFLSNLSFLDILYTTSVTPKLLACLLEDRKTISFAGCMTQTYFFFFLGTVEFILLAVMSFDRYVAICNPLRYTIIMNSNVCLLLVLGCWVGAFFSVLCPTIVVSRLPYCHKEISHFFCDIAPLLQVACIDTHFIEMINFLLSSLVLLTSLVLTIVSYTYIISTILRIPSAQGRQKAFSTCASHITVVSIAYGSNIFMYVRPSQSRSLDFDKVTAVLTTMVTPLLNPFIYSLRNAKVKKVLREAISKIMSLLHRRT, encoded by the coding sequence ATGGATATGCAAAATCAGACCACAGTGACTGAATTCACCCTGACTGCCTTCCCTGTTATCCGGAAGCTTCAGATCTCCCTCTTTGTGGTCCTCTTGTTTATTTACATGTTAACTCTTACAGGAAATATTGTCATCATTTCCCTAATATGGGCTGATAATCGCCTCCAAACCCCAATGTACTTCTTCCTCAGTAATTTGTcatttctggacattttatacaCTACCTCAGTTACCCCAAAGCTATTAGCTTGTCTTCTAGAGGACAGGAAGACCATATCTTTTGCTGGCTGCATGACTCAAACatacttcttctttttcttggggACAGTGGAGTTTATCCTCCTAGCAGTGATGTCCTttgaccgctatgtggccatctgtaaCCCCCTGCGCTATACCATCATCATGAACAGCAACGTCTGTCTCCTACTGGTTCTGGGATGCTGGGTAGGAGCCTTCTTCTCAGTGCTGTGCCCAACTATTGTAGTGTCCAGACTGCCCTACTGTCATAAAGAAATCAGTCATTTTTTCTGTGACATTGCCCCTCTGCTACAGGTGGCCTGCATAGACACTCATTTCATTGAGATGATAAACTTCCTCTTATCTTCCCTCGTCCTCCTGACCTCGCTGGTACTCACCATTGTGTCTTACACCTACATCATTTCTACCATTTTGCGCATCCCCTCAGCCCAAGGACGTCAGAAGGCATTTTCCACCTGTGCTTCTCACATCACGGTCGTCTCCATTGCCTATGGGAGCAACATCTTCATGTATGTGAGGCCCAGCCAGAGCCGTTCGCTGGATTTTGACAAAGTGACTGCTGTTCTCACCACTATGGTGACGCCTCTTCTGAACCCCTTCATTTATAGTCTAAGGAATGCAAAGGTAAAAAAAGTTTTGAGagaagcaatcagcaaaatcaTGTCCTTATTACACAGGAGAACTTGA